CAACTGCCGCTTGGTTTTATTGTCCACTCTTCCGCTGTTCCCGTCTTTTCAAGAATTTCTCGTCGCACCGGCCCACCGCAGGCGCAACTTCAAGTGTATCAGCCGGGCTTTTCACGAGCACTGGCCGTGGTGGTTCGTAAAGCCGCGGAGCTGTCTGAGGACTCAGAAAATTGTTCCGGATTGAAATCTTTTCGGGCGGCAATTTATCCGCCAACTGGTTGATCTTTCGAGTTTTTTAAGTCTCTTGCCAATCGTATTGCGACGGGCATAGTATCTGGCTCGCAATCGAAACAGTGCACACGTCCCGGGGCAGGTGAGACCGGCTGGCAGGCGCTAGTTGCTCGATCGTTCTTTGATGTTGCAGGGTTCAACTTCCCGCGCCCGCTGGTCCAACCCCGGCGCGACGAAAGACAGGAGCAACACACGGTATGGCCTGGTACGCCTATTGCATTGCTGAGCGCAGCGCTTTCTCTGAGTTAGCTCGTCATCGCCGTCCGATGCCGCTATCCGGGGTGACCGGCCTTTTTGGAAACCAGATTTTTCTGTTTCCGGCCGCCGATCTCGCCGTTGTCGTTTCCGAACACCTCGCCGAGGATGGCAGTCGTCTGATCGGCCCGGAAGCGCAAACCGCGGCCCGCGATCATGCTCGAGTGGTCTCCGGCTGCTTTGACCGCTCCACCGTTCTTCCATTCCGCTTTGGCACCACGTTTGAAGATGACGACGCCCTGCGGCGCTCCGTCCGCTCCAATCAGCGTCATTTTATGGCGAATGTCGAGCGCCTGCGCGGGAAGGCGGAGATGCACCTGAAGCTGGTCGTCGACGACATCTGCCCGGAATCCCGCAACGGCTTCCAGCACCACAACGTCGGGCAGGAGTACCTGTCGCACCTTCGCGAGTCAGCCAGCCGTCAGCGCGAGCGTCAGTCGCGTGCCCGCGCGCTGTCCGTGCAGATGCATCGCATGTTCCTCCCCTTGGCCGAAGAGATCACCTGCCGCCGTATGGACTCCGGCAAGATGCTTCTCGATATCGCTCA
The genomic region above belongs to Acidobacteriaceae bacterium and contains:
- a CDS encoding GvpL/GvpF family gas vesicle protein produces the protein MAWYAYCIAERSAFSELARHRRPMPLSGVTGLFGNQIFLFPAADLAVVVSEHLAEDGSRLIGPEAQTAARDHARVVSGCFDRSTVLPFRFGTTFEDDDALRRSVRSNQRHFMANVERLRGKAEMHLKLVVDDICPESRNGFQHHNVGQEYLSHLRESASRQRERQSRARALSVQMHRMFLPLAEEITCRRMDSGKMLLDIAHLVDKKTVERYQNKYSSATLQMKDCAMQLSGPWPPYHFVHREPSHRAHA